Proteins co-encoded in one Inquilinus sp. Marseille-Q2685 genomic window:
- a CDS encoding ABC transporter permease subunit → MTPYAPAPAAVSKPPGPFLEFWRSFSANKGALAGLVVIALVLLVAVFADVIAPHSPIDQDRTAFLVPPFWQEGGSLAYPLGTDDIGRDILSRLIYGARLSMLIGMIVVTLSLAMGLLLGLAAGYFGGWLDTAIMRLLDIMLALPSLLLAIVVVAILGPGLVNAMIAVSVVTLPHYSRLMRAAVLSQIRRPYVTASRVAGAGTLRLMFATILPNCVAPLIVQATLGFSTAILDAAALGFLGLGAQPPTPEWGTMLASSLQFLQRAWWVVTFPGLAILITVLAFNLLGDGLRDALDPKLKR, encoded by the coding sequence ATGACCCCCTACGCCCCGGCCCCGGCCGCGGTGTCGAAGCCGCCCGGGCCGTTCCTGGAATTCTGGCGGTCCTTCAGCGCCAACAAGGGCGCCCTGGCCGGGCTGGTGGTGATCGCGCTGGTGCTGCTGGTGGCGGTCTTCGCCGACGTCATCGCGCCGCATTCGCCGATCGACCAGGACCGCACCGCCTTCCTGGTGCCGCCCTTCTGGCAGGAGGGCGGCAGCCTGGCCTATCCGCTGGGCACCGACGACATCGGCCGCGACATCCTCTCGCGCCTGATCTACGGCGCGCGGCTGTCGATGCTGATCGGCATGATCGTGGTCACGCTGTCGCTGGCCATGGGCCTGCTGCTGGGCCTGGCCGCGGGCTATTTCGGCGGGTGGCTGGACACGGCGATCATGCGCCTCCTGGACATCATGCTGGCGCTGCCCAGCCTGCTGCTGGCCATCGTCGTCGTCGCCATCCTCGGCCCCGGCCTGGTCAACGCCATGATCGCGGTCTCGGTCGTCACCCTGCCGCATTATTCCCGGCTGATGCGCGCCGCGGTGCTGAGCCAGATCCGAAGGCCCTACGTCACCGCCTCGCGCGTCGCCGGCGCCGGCACGCTACGGCTGATGTTCGCGACCATCCTGCCGAACTGCGTCGCCCCCCTGATCGTGCAGGCGACGCTGGGCTTCTCCACCGCCATCCTCGACGCCGCGGCGCTGGGCTTCCTGGGCCTCGGCGCCCAGCCGCCGACGCCGGAATGGGGCACCATGCTGGCCTCGTCGCTGCAGTTCCTGCAGCGCGCCTGGTGGGTGGTGACCTTCCCCGGCCTCGCCATCCTGATCACGGTGCTGGCCTTCAACCTGCTGGGCGACGGCCTGCGCGACGCCCTGGACCCGAAGCTGAAGCGCTGA
- a CDS encoding peptide ABC transporter ATP-binding protein: protein MSAPAHRPADSTARAPARPPVVEARQLSRFYEVKTSPFKAAQTLRALTEMSFSLQPGKTLAVVGESGCGKSTLARVVTMIEPPTEGELTIDGIPVATADKEQRRALRSAVQIVFQDPYGSLNPRKKVGAILEEPLKINTAMKAAERRQAAEAMLSKVGLRPEHYDRYPHMFSGGQRQRIAIARALMLRPKVVVADEPVSALDVSIQAQVLNLLMDLQEEFGLAYLFISHGLSVVEHIADDLVVMYLGRPVEHGTKEAIFRHPRHPYTKALLASTPFVDPTKRAERVVLKGELPSPLNPPPGCAFHRRCPYATDLCHSVRPELRAVDGRMVACHHAEQVG from the coding sequence GTGAGCGCGCCCGCCCATCGCCCCGCCGATTCCACCGCCCGGGCCCCCGCCCGCCCCCCGGTCGTCGAAGCGCGGCAGCTGAGCCGCTTCTACGAGGTCAAGACCTCGCCCTTCAAGGCGGCGCAGACGCTGCGCGCCCTGACCGAGATGTCGTTCTCGCTGCAGCCGGGCAAGACCCTGGCCGTGGTGGGCGAGAGCGGCTGCGGCAAGTCCACCCTCGCCCGCGTTGTCACCATGATCGAGCCGCCGACCGAGGGCGAGCTGACGATCGACGGCATCCCGGTGGCGACGGCGGACAAGGAGCAGCGCCGCGCCCTGCGCAGCGCGGTGCAGATCGTGTTCCAGGACCCCTACGGATCGCTGAACCCGCGCAAGAAGGTGGGCGCGATCCTGGAGGAGCCGCTGAAGATCAACACCGCCATGAAGGCGGCGGAGCGGCGGCAGGCGGCCGAGGCGATGCTGTCGAAGGTCGGCCTGCGGCCGGAGCATTACGACCGCTATCCGCACATGTTCTCGGGCGGGCAGCGCCAGCGCATCGCCATCGCCCGGGCGCTGATGCTGCGGCCGAAGGTGGTGGTGGCGGACGAGCCGGTGTCGGCGCTGGACGTCTCGATCCAGGCCCAGGTGCTGAACCTGCTGATGGACCTGCAGGAGGAGTTCGGCCTGGCCTATCTGTTCATCAGCCACGGCCTGTCGGTGGTGGAGCACATCGCCGACGACCTGGTGGTGATGTATCTGGGCCGGCCGGTGGAGCACGGCACCAAGGAGGCGATCTTCCGCCATCCGCGCCACCCCTACACCAAGGCGCTGCTGGCCTCGACGCCCTTCGTCGACCCTACCAAGCGGGCCGAACGGGTGGTGCTGAAGGGCGAGCTGCCCTCGCCGCTGAACCCGCCGCCGGGGTGCGCGTTCCACCGCCGGTGCCCGTATGCGACCGACCTGTGCCATTCCGTGCGGCCGGAGCTGCGGGCGGTGGATGGGCGCATGGTGGCGTGCCATCATGCGGAGCAGGTGGGATAG
- a CDS encoding ABC transporter ATP-binding protein: MALLDIRNLTVEFPAGKGLFRAVSGLDLSIDPGEILGIVGESGSGKSVTMLALMGLVAFPGKVTADHLSFDGHDLLKMSPRQRRKIIGKDMAMIFQEPMTSLNPCFTVGFQIMEALKVHEGGSRRARRERTIQLLSQVGIPAPETRVDSFPHQLSGGMNQRVMIAMAIACRPKLLIADEPTTALDVTIQAQILQLLADLQRDQGMALVLITHDMGVVAETAQRVNVMYAGELVEERMVGGLFGRPRHPYTGALLEALPERSAGHRRLPTIPGVVPGPYDRPAGCLFNPRCRNVLDRCRAQHPDLTPDLDGRTRCFNPLSTTQQEVRP, from the coding sequence ATGGCCCTGCTCGACATCCGCAACCTGACGGTCGAGTTCCCGGCCGGCAAGGGACTGTTCCGCGCCGTCTCCGGCCTCGACCTGTCGATCGACCCCGGCGAGATCCTGGGCATCGTCGGCGAATCCGGCTCCGGCAAATCCGTCACCATGCTGGCGCTGATGGGGCTGGTCGCCTTCCCCGGCAAGGTCACGGCCGACCATCTGAGCTTCGACGGCCACGACCTCCTGAAGATGTCGCCGCGCCAGCGCCGGAAGATCATCGGCAAGGACATGGCGATGATCTTCCAGGAGCCGATGACCAGCCTGAACCCCTGCTTCACCGTCGGCTTCCAGATCATGGAGGCGCTGAAGGTGCATGAGGGCGGCAGCCGCCGCGCCCGGCGCGAGCGCACCATCCAGCTGCTGTCCCAGGTCGGCATCCCGGCGCCGGAGACGCGGGTGGACAGCTTCCCGCACCAGCTGTCGGGCGGCATGAACCAGCGGGTGATGATCGCCATGGCGATCGCCTGCCGGCCGAAGCTGCTGATCGCCGACGAGCCGACCACGGCGCTGGACGTGACCATCCAGGCGCAGATCCTGCAGCTGCTGGCCGACCTGCAGCGCGACCAGGGCATGGCGCTGGTGCTGATCACCCACGACATGGGCGTGGTGGCCGAGACGGCGCAGCGCGTGAACGTGATGTATGCCGGCGAGCTGGTGGAGGAGCGCATGGTCGGCGGGCTGTTCGGCCGGCCGCGCCACCCCTATACCGGCGCCCTGCTGGAGGCGCTGCCGGAGCGCAGCGCCGGCCACAGGCGGCTGCCGACCATCCCCGGCGTGGTGCCCGGCCCCTATGACCGGCCGGCCGGCTGCCTGTTCAACCCGCGCTGCCGCAACGTGCTGGACCGCTGCCGGGCCCAGCACCCGGACCTGACGCCCGATCTGGACGGGCGGACGCGCTGCTTCAACCCCTTGAGCACCACCCAGCAGGAGGTGCGGCCGTGA
- a CDS encoding ion transporter, translating into MDWRKHVRTALDGRHPGLGHRVELGLHALILYSALSMGVETLPHLPGWAQTALSVSEAAVVAVFTLEYLLRLATAPAPGAYARSFFGIVDLLAIAPFYLGLVFIGFGLDLRAGRALRVLRLVRLLKLARYTSAVDRLIAAWRAVKEEVVVFGMAAIIVLYVCALVIWQFEHDAQPEAFGSVFDAMWWAAVTLTTVGYGDVTPVTAVGRIFTVLMLFVALGIIAIPTGLVASALSAIRQKEASAAAEDREAGRRPATAARD; encoded by the coding sequence ATGGACTGGCGAAAGCATGTTCGCACCGCCCTCGACGGCCGGCATCCCGGGCTGGGGCATCGGGTCGAGCTGGGGCTGCACGCGCTGATCCTGTATTCCGCCCTGTCGATGGGGGTCGAGACCCTGCCCCACCTGCCGGGCTGGGCCCAGACGGCGCTCTCCGTCTCCGAGGCCGCCGTCGTCGCGGTGTTCACGCTCGAATACCTCCTGCGCCTCGCTACCGCCCCCGCCCCGGGCGCGTATGCGCGCAGCTTCTTCGGCATCGTCGACCTGCTGGCGATCGCCCCCTTCTATCTCGGTCTGGTCTTCATCGGCTTCGGCCTCGACCTGCGCGCCGGCCGGGCGCTGCGGGTGTTGCGCCTCGTCCGGTTGCTGAAGCTGGCCCGCTACACCAGCGCCGTCGACCGCCTGATCGCCGCCTGGCGCGCCGTGAAGGAGGAGGTCGTCGTCTTCGGCATGGCGGCGATAATCGTCCTCTATGTCTGCGCGCTCGTCATCTGGCAGTTCGAGCACGACGCCCAGCCCGAGGCCTTCGGCTCGGTGTTCGACGCGATGTGGTGGGCCGCGGTGACGCTGACCACCGTCGGCTACGGCGACGTCACCCCGGTGACGGCCGTCGGCCGGATCTTCACCGTGCTGATGCTGTTCGTGGCGCTGGGCATCATCGCCATCCCGACCGGGCTGGTGGCCTCGGCGCTGAGCGCGATCCGGCAGAAGGAAGCGTCGGCCGCGGCCGAAGACCGGGAGGCGGGCCGGCGCCCGGCGACGGCCGCCCGCGACTGA
- a CDS encoding VOC family protein has protein sequence MLHHIEIYVSNLDASRAFWSALLAQIGYRESGRWADGFTLDNGRDAYLTFVQVAEKHASRPYHRCGAGLNHLAFRVEGRDAVDALRRHCRENGITSLYDDRYPFANGGTDYYALFIEDPDRIKVEFVAV, from the coding sequence ATGCTGCATCATATCGAGATCTACGTCTCGAACCTGGACGCGTCCCGCGCCTTCTGGTCGGCGCTTCTGGCGCAGATCGGGTATCGGGAAAGCGGCCGCTGGGCCGACGGCTTCACGCTCGACAACGGGCGCGACGCCTATCTCACCTTCGTGCAGGTGGCCGAGAAGCATGCGTCCCGGCCGTATCATCGCTGCGGCGCGGGCCTCAACCACCTGGCGTTCCGGGTGGAAGGCCGGGACGCCGTCGACGCGCTGAGGCGCCATTGCCGGGAGAACGGCATCACCAGCCTCTATGACGACAGATACCCCTTCGCCAATGGCGGCACCGACTATTACGCGCTGTTCATCGAGGATCCGGACCGGATCAAGGTCGAGTTCGTCGCCGTCTGA
- a CDS encoding PBSX family phage terminase large subunit, giving the protein MRDDLMGIKQSWVDFADHFTLYGDAKAAAIFARFDWHNANKQGYDMLKRPKVLILCFEAVAGRRQQGCPPPPPKVIRRLVDATEARLVPGATTGRAVADLARLDQAYREFRRDLGLDEAPLPPKRDAMPAAAEPPALPLLDLAPAFRPLQRRCRYKGAYGGRGSGKSHVFAELLVRRCVEAAPVRAVCIREVQRSLDQSVKRLIEDKIQALGLGAAFRVQADRILAPGGGRIIFQGMQNHTAESIKSLEGYDIAWVEEAQALSIRSLDLLRPTIRKPGSELWFSWNPVRPDDPVDALFRGGPLPPDCELVPVNWSDNPHFPEVLKAEMEWDRQRDPEKHQHVWLGGYRRVSEARVFTNWKVEAFETPAGARFLFGADWGFARDPTVLVRCFVQGRTLFVDHEAYQVGCEIDRTPALFDTVPGARRGPIIADSARPETISYMQRQGFGAIKGSAKGPGSVEEGVEFLKAHDILVHPRCRHLIDELALYSYRTDPKTGAILSELEDRGNHAVDALRYAVEGQRRSTYDTSMKWV; this is encoded by the coding sequence ATGCGGGACGATTTGATGGGGATCAAGCAGAGCTGGGTCGACTTTGCCGACCACTTCACGCTTTACGGCGACGCCAAGGCAGCGGCCATCTTCGCCCGCTTCGACTGGCACAACGCCAACAAGCAGGGCTACGACATGCTGAAGAGGCCCAAGGTCCTGATCTTGTGCTTCGAGGCGGTGGCCGGGCGGCGACAGCAGGGATGCCCACCGCCGCCGCCGAAAGTGATCCGCCGGCTGGTCGATGCGACCGAGGCCCGGCTGGTCCCCGGCGCCACCACCGGCCGTGCCGTGGCCGACCTGGCGCGGCTGGACCAGGCGTATCGCGAATTCCGCCGCGACCTGGGGCTGGACGAGGCCCCGCTGCCTCCGAAGCGGGATGCGATGCCCGCCGCGGCCGAGCCCCCCGCCCTGCCCCTGCTCGACTTGGCGCCCGCGTTCCGGCCGCTGCAGCGCCGGTGCCGCTACAAGGGCGCCTATGGCGGGCGCGGCTCCGGCAAGTCGCATGTCTTCGCCGAGTTGCTGGTGCGGCGCTGCGTCGAGGCGGCGCCGGTGCGGGCGGTGTGCATCCGCGAGGTGCAGCGGTCGCTGGACCAGTCGGTCAAGCGGCTGATCGAGGACAAGATCCAGGCGCTCGGGCTCGGTGCCGCCTTCCGGGTGCAGGCCGACCGCATCCTGGCGCCGGGCGGCGGCCGCATCATCTTCCAGGGCATGCAGAACCACACGGCGGAGTCGATCAAGTCGCTGGAGGGCTACGACATCGCCTGGGTGGAGGAAGCCCAGGCCCTGTCGATCCGCAGCCTGGACCTGTTGCGCCCGACGATCCGCAAGCCGGGGTCGGAGCTGTGGTTCTCCTGGAACCCGGTGCGGCCGGACGACCCGGTCGACGCGCTGTTCCGCGGCGGCCCGCTGCCGCCCGATTGCGAGCTGGTGCCGGTGAACTGGTCCGACAACCCGCATTTCCCGGAGGTGCTGAAGGCGGAGATGGAGTGGGACCGGCAGCGCGACCCGGAGAAGCACCAGCATGTCTGGCTGGGCGGGTATCGCCGGGTCAGCGAGGCCCGGGTGTTCACCAACTGGAAGGTGGAGGCGTTCGAGACGCCGGCCGGCGCCCGCTTCCTGTTCGGCGCCGACTGGGGCTTCGCCCGCGACCCGACGGTGCTGGTGCGCTGCTTCGTGCAGGGGCGGACGCTGTTCGTCGACCACGAGGCGTACCAGGTCGGCTGCGAGATCGACCGCACCCCGGCCCTGTTCGACACCGTGCCGGGGGCGCGGCGCGGGCCGATCATCGCCGACAGCGCCCGGCCGGAGACGATCAGCTACATGCAGCGCCAGGGCTTCGGCGCCATCAAGGGATCGGCCAAGGGGCCGGGGTCGGTCGAGGAGGGCGTCGAGTTCCTGAAGGCGCACGACATCCTGGTGCATCCGCGCTGCCGCCACCTGATCGACGAGCTGGCGCTGTACAGCTACCGCACCGACCCGAAGACCGGCGCGATCCTGTCCGAGCTGGAGGACCGCGGGAACCACGCCGTCGACGCCCTGCGCTATGCCGTCGAGGGCCAGAGGCGCAGCACCTACGACACCTCGATGAAATGGGTGTGA